The following proteins are co-located in the Syntrophorhabdales bacterium genome:
- a CDS encoding PA2779 family protein: protein MRKLLACYLVIVIFVIGMVPRADAAFSPSDLLTLSPSTRAGDAEKIRTVLENKLVRQRLQDLGYSTDEIAGRLAELSDQEVHSIAQKLDDLRVGSDGLGFVIAILIIVVLVLLIIHLTGHRVLVK from the coding sequence ATGAGAAAGCTTCTGGCTTGCTATCTGGTGATTGTGATCTTTGTCATCGGGATGGTACCCCGCGCCGACGCGGCTTTTTCACCATCCGATCTGCTTACGCTCAGCCCTTCAACCAGGGCCGGCGATGCGGAGAAGATACGTACCGTGCTTGAAAACAAACTGGTCCGTCAAAGACTCCAGGACCTTGGTTACAGCACCGATGAGATCGCAGGCCGGCTTGCCGAGCTTTCTGATCAGGAGGTGCACTCAATAGCGCAGAAGCTGGACGACCTGAGGGTCGGCTCCGACGGCTTAGGCTTCGTCATCGCCATTCTCATCATTGTTGTCCTCGTGTTGCTTATTATTCACTTGACCGGGCACAGGGTGCTCGTCAAGTGA
- a CDS encoding ABC transporter substrate-binding protein: protein MRCALWIVLFVVLTGAMLVAAQCGAAELAPYPIGVNLELTGRVSSLGIPVKRGFEIASDAVNAAGGVNGRKLKAVYYDNESDPAKAVILTKRLIDVDNVIACTGYALSGNAMAAVQTVESGNTIMIAGTATDKLWIPTKKWVFNIVPRQREASIPVLLDTLLQRGSKKIAYIYIDTTYGQTGRETFDVVAKEMKVSPAIIEKYAAGSTDVGPQITHIKASGADGILMSGNVADSVMVIKNARDQGFTGPIVCDYAIVGPEFIELGGKYVEGIVTTSLKALIAPELPANDPQKKIAMDLYSKYTQQYGTFSLYSGHSWDMVYLIAEALKKVDPNLDPSKKSDVPKIREQLRDNLEKVKGFVGQNGTFNFAADNHNGLGPKCYVPVAVQNGKWTLYKTK, encoded by the coding sequence ATGAGATGTGCACTCTGGATTGTTTTGTTTGTTGTGTTGACAGGAGCAATGCTGGTGGCCGCTCAGTGCGGCGCAGCGGAATTGGCGCCTTATCCGATAGGCGTCAATCTTGAGTTGACCGGCAGAGTATCGAGCCTCGGCATTCCGGTAAAGAGAGGCTTCGAGATTGCTTCCGACGCCGTCAACGCTGCCGGGGGCGTCAATGGACGCAAACTGAAGGCGGTCTATTATGATAATGAGAGCGATCCTGCAAAGGCCGTCATTCTCACGAAGAGGCTGATAGACGTTGACAACGTGATTGCGTGTACGGGTTATGCGCTTTCAGGTAATGCCATGGCAGCGGTTCAGACTGTTGAGAGCGGCAACACAATTATGATCGCCGGCACAGCCACTGACAAGCTCTGGATACCGACAAAGAAGTGGGTCTTCAATATTGTGCCACGCCAGAGGGAAGCATCGATCCCTGTGCTCCTTGATACGCTCCTGCAGAGGGGCTCGAAAAAGATTGCCTACATTTACATTGACACGACGTATGGACAGACAGGCAGGGAAACCTTCGACGTCGTGGCCAAAGAAATGAAAGTGTCCCCTGCCATCATCGAGAAGTACGCGGCAGGAAGCACTGATGTGGGTCCTCAGATTACCCATATCAAAGCATCAGGTGCGGATGGTATCCTGATGTCCGGGAATGTCGCCGATAGCGTCATGGTAATCAAGAATGCGCGAGATCAGGGATTCACCGGCCCCATCGTGTGCGATTATGCCATCGTCGGTCCTGAATTCATCGAACTCGGGGGCAAGTACGTTGAGGGCATTGTCACCACATCGCTCAAAGCGCTTATTGCACCGGAGCTTCCGGCGAATGACCCTCAGAAAAAGATTGCCATGGATCTTTACTCGAAGTACACCCAACAGTACGGAACCTTCAGCCTCTATTCAGGCCATTCCTGGGACATGGTGTACCTGATCGCGGAGGCTCTGAAGAAGGTCGATCCGAATCTCGATCCGTCAAAAAAATCAGATGTGCCGAAGATACGGGAACAGCTCCGGGACAATCTTGAGAAGGTCAAAGGGTTTGTCGGTCAGAACGGTACATTCAATTTTGCGGCTGATAATCACAACGGTCTCGGGCCCAAGTGCTACGTCCCGGTCGCGGTGCAGAACGGCAAATGGACACTCTATAAAACAAAATGA
- a CDS encoding MFS transporter — MTRKLSPALLLFILTGINLFNYLDRYVLSAVRSPMADDFGLSYGESGRLFTAFMLGYFLTSPVFGYLGDRASRKVLICIGIFVWSVGTVLTGFAQSFALLLCFRAMVGVGEASYATLSPSLIADSFGPEKRNNALTLFYTAIPVGSALGYILGGEIASHWGWRQAFYWAGAPGLLLALVLLPFREAKRGESEGREVAKPRTEDLVRLFITADYNIVVWGYVAYTFALGAFAFWGPTFFERVHRLPTAQADNFFGGMIVVAGVAGSLIGGFLATAWKRSNRAGYALLLCTSVFAAVPLSFLALVVQTTPAAMTLLSCAIFLLFFCTGPVNTLILETVPANVRSSAMAVSIFMIHLFGDMYSPEAVGRLADHLGNDLRKAILILPAALLIAALLWMLLALRITKAGRTV; from the coding sequence GTGACGAGAAAGCTCTCGCCCGCTCTGTTGCTCTTCATCCTTACGGGCATCAACCTCTTCAACTATTTGGATCGTTATGTGCTCAGCGCGGTCAGAAGCCCTATGGCCGATGACTTTGGCCTGAGCTATGGTGAGTCGGGCCGCCTCTTCACTGCGTTCATGCTCGGCTATTTTCTCACCTCACCCGTTTTTGGTTACCTGGGCGACCGCGCTTCACGCAAGGTCCTCATCTGCATCGGCATTTTTGTTTGGAGCGTCGGCACCGTGCTCACCGGCTTTGCGCAAAGTTTCGCGCTGCTGCTCTGTTTCAGGGCGATGGTGGGCGTGGGTGAAGCGAGTTACGCGACTCTCAGCCCCAGCCTCATCGCGGACAGCTTTGGTCCGGAAAAGCGAAACAATGCGCTCACCCTATTCTACACCGCCATACCGGTGGGGTCCGCTCTTGGCTACATCCTGGGCGGTGAGATAGCGTCCCACTGGGGCTGGCGCCAGGCCTTCTACTGGGCCGGGGCACCAGGCCTTCTACTCGCGCTTGTGCTCCTGCCGTTTCGTGAGGCCAAGCGGGGCGAGTCGGAAGGCCGCGAAGTGGCAAAGCCGCGCACGGAAGACCTGGTTCGCCTTTTCATTACCGCGGACTACAATATTGTTGTCTGGGGCTACGTCGCGTACACCTTTGCCCTCGGAGCGTTTGCGTTTTGGGGACCCACCTTCTTTGAGCGCGTGCACAGGCTCCCAACTGCGCAGGCTGATAATTTCTTCGGCGGGATGATCGTCGTGGCCGGCGTGGCGGGAAGTCTCATCGGCGGTTTTCTCGCCACAGCATGGAAGAGAAGCAACCGGGCGGGATATGCCTTGCTGCTCTGCACTTCGGTCTTTGCGGCAGTCCCGTTATCCTTCCTCGCGCTGGTCGTGCAGACGACACCTGCGGCCATGACGCTTTTGTCGTGTGCCATCTTTCTTTTGTTCTTCTGCACCGGTCCGGTCAACACGCTCATCCTGGAGACCGTCCCTGCCAACGTACGCTCGAGCGCGATGGCAGTCTCCATCTTCATGATCCATCTGTTCGGCGATATGTATTCGCCTGAAGCGGTGGGCAGGTTGGCAGACCACCTGGGTAACGACTTGCGAAAAGCGATCCTGATTCTCCCTGCGGCCCTCCTCATCGCAGCTCTTCTGTGGATGTTGCTGGCTCTGAGAATCACAAAGGCCGGCCGTACCGTGTAG
- a CDS encoding ABC transporter ATP-binding protein codes for MELSTPECRVPERRDPADLQLKIGGLCTAYGEAQVLRDVDLSVYANEVVAILGSNGAGKTTLLRALTGLVQPTRGGIVFRGDAMEGLPPHAIIRKGVASVPEGRQLFGTMTVWDNLLLGSYSVRGEVRRETVESRLDMIFLLFPILKERLTQRADTMSGGQQQMLAIGRALMANPKLLALDEPSLGLSPKLVGEMMQVLKRICSEWGLSLLLVEQNARAALKIADHVYVLERGEVVLHGTCGEVVESEQIRRAYLGG; via the coding sequence ATGGAACTATCGACGCCAGAATGCCGGGTTCCGGAACGAAGAGATCCTGCGGACCTTCAGTTGAAGATCGGTGGGCTCTGCACTGCCTACGGCGAGGCACAGGTTCTGAGGGACGTCGATCTGTCTGTGTACGCGAACGAGGTGGTGGCGATACTCGGAAGCAACGGCGCCGGAAAAACCACGCTCCTGCGTGCTCTCACGGGGCTCGTGCAGCCTACGCGGGGCGGTATTGTGTTCAGGGGAGATGCTATGGAAGGCTTGCCGCCGCATGCGATCATCAGGAAGGGCGTTGCCAGTGTTCCCGAAGGGCGGCAACTCTTTGGCACCATGACTGTGTGGGACAATCTTCTCCTTGGCTCATACTCTGTGAGAGGCGAGGTGCGGAGAGAGACCGTAGAATCCAGACTGGATATGATCTTTCTCCTTTTTCCTATCCTCAAAGAACGTCTCACGCAGAGGGCGGATACAATGTCGGGAGGTCAGCAGCAGATGCTGGCTATCGGGCGTGCGCTCATGGCAAATCCGAAACTTCTCGCCCTTGATGAGCCGTCGCTCGGCCTTTCGCCCAAGCTTGTCGGTGAGATGATGCAGGTGCTGAAGCGGATCTGCAGCGAATGGGGCCTCTCTCTTCTTCTGGTTGAGCAGAACGCCCGGGCTGCGCTCAAGATAGCGGATCATGTGTACGTGCTGGAGCGCGGAGAGGTGGTGCTCCACGGAACCTGCGGCGAAGTAGTGGAAAGTGAGCAGATACGCCGGGCCTATCTGGGAGGGTAG
- a CDS encoding uroporphyrinogen decarboxylase family protein, translated as MAKTAEELYQEREKRVMDAIALRKPDRVPIMVLFGFFPARYAGYSIEEVMYDPDKLYNAQMKALLDFQPDMDQAPFAIRFLGPILSALDFRQLKWPGRGISGNNTYQFVEGEYMSADEYDHFLLDPSDFMVRKYWPRVCGKLKGLEKLGPLHGIITYYMGFNTGLAPYSLAEVTEAFAAMQKAGEESMRLLTYSRRFVTEAKEKGFPMQTGAFTQAPFDTLGDFFRGTKGLMLDMYRRPEQVIRACEKLLPIMLETALNAVKVSGNPRVFIPIHKGLDGFMSLDQFKKFFWPTLQELMQSLIKEGCYPFPLWEGDCTSRLPVIKDIPAGKACYAFEATDMVKAREILGGRVCIRGNLPLSLLIAGTADDVRKQVKHLIDTVGRDGGYIMDASTGLDDAKPENVKAMFEATREYGVY; from the coding sequence ATGGCTAAGACTGCCGAGGAGCTTTACCAGGAGCGTGAAAAGAGAGTCATGGACGCAATTGCGTTGAGGAAACCGGATAGAGTGCCTATCATGGTGCTCTTCGGTTTCTTTCCTGCGCGATACGCGGGCTACTCGATTGAAGAAGTTATGTACGATCCAGACAAACTCTACAACGCCCAGATGAAGGCGCTGCTCGATTTTCAACCTGATATGGATCAGGCGCCCTTCGCAATCCGTTTCCTGGGCCCAATTCTGAGCGCTCTCGATTTTCGGCAATTGAAGTGGCCAGGCCGCGGTATCAGCGGGAATAACACCTATCAGTTCGTCGAAGGAGAATACATGTCGGCGGACGAGTACGACCATTTTCTTCTCGACCCGTCTGATTTCATGGTGCGGAAGTACTGGCCGCGCGTCTGCGGCAAGCTCAAGGGACTGGAGAAGTTGGGCCCGTTACACGGGATCATCACCTACTACATGGGATTCAACACAGGACTCGCGCCTTACAGTCTCGCCGAAGTAACTGAGGCTTTTGCAGCCATGCAGAAGGCGGGAGAGGAGTCAATGCGCCTGCTCACCTACTCGCGCCGTTTCGTGACCGAAGCGAAGGAGAAAGGATTCCCGATGCAGACCGGCGCCTTCACGCAGGCGCCCTTTGACACGCTGGGTGATTTCTTCAGGGGCACAAAAGGTCTTATGCTCGACATGTACCGGAGGCCCGAGCAGGTGATCAGGGCGTGTGAGAAACTCCTGCCCATAATGCTTGAGACAGCGCTCAATGCTGTCAAGGTTTCTGGTAATCCGCGCGTCTTCATCCCGATCCACAAAGGGCTCGACGGATTCATGTCACTGGACCAGTTCAAAAAGTTTTTCTGGCCCACGCTTCAGGAACTGATGCAGTCGTTGATCAAGGAAGGCTGTTATCCATTTCCCCTGTGGGAAGGAGACTGCACTTCTCGTCTGCCGGTCATCAAGGACATTCCTGCAGGGAAAGCGTGTTACGCCTTCGAGGCAACAGACATGGTGAAAGCTAGAGAAATCCTGGGGGGGCGGGTATGCATCCGAGGCAATCTTCCGCTTTCTCTGCTGATAGCCGGAACAGCGGACGACGTGCGCAAGCAGGTGAAACACCTGATTGACACGGTCGGCAGGGACGGGGGCTACATCATGGATGCGTCAACAGGGCTTGATGACGCAAAACCGGAGAACGTGAAGGCCATGTTTGAAGCCACGAGGGAATACGGCGTCTACTGA
- a CDS encoding PDDEXK nuclease domain-containing protein, with product MRDPYIFEFLDLKPKEIMGESHLEDTLLDKLQDFLLELGHGFCFEARQQRILIGGTHGFVDLVFYHRILKCHVLVELKMEAFTHESIGQLNTYVSWYRKNMMSGGDNPPVGILLCTKRDHALVEYALAGMRIINCSFLSISSNCREKRKCCNSSKDS from the coding sequence ATTCGAGATCCCTATATCTTCGAGTTCCTCGATCTCAAACCAAAGGAGATAATGGGCGAATCTCATCTAGAGGACACCCTGCTCGATAAGCTTCAGGACTTCCTGCTGGAGCTTGGCCATGGATTCTGTTTTGAGGCGCGGCAGCAGCGTATCTTGATTGGAGGCACACACGGCTTTGTTGATCTTGTCTTCTATCACCGCATCCTGAAATGCCATGTCCTGGTGGAACTCAAAATGGAAGCATTTACTCATGAGAGCATCGGTCAGCTTAATACCTATGTGAGCTGGTACAGGAAGAACATGATGAGTGGAGGTGACAATCCGCCGGTCGGTATCCTTCTCTGTACGAAGAGGGATCACGCTCTTGTTGAATACGCATTGGCCGGCATGCGGATAATCAATTGTTCGTTTCTAAGTATCAGCTCGAACTGCCGAGAAAAGAGGAAATGCTGCAATTCCTCGAAGGACAGCTGA
- a CDS encoding Fic family protein, with protein sequence MKNRAGKFITQAAGYKAFIPNPLPPEPPLRYDDELQTLLSQADRALARLDGIATVLPNPDLFIGMYVKKEALLSSQIEGTQASLEGVLEFEADLAPKGDMVGVLEVINYINAMNYGIERLKEFPMSLRLIKDVHKLLIEGTRGSHRAPGEFRRSQNWIGLSGATLNEAAFIPPPPSLVTESMGDLEKFFYAKDTIPPLVKISLIHAQFETIHPFLDGSGRIGRLLITFYLVWKEILSKTLLYISCYLKKYRSDYYDLLEKIRTEGAWEEWIKFFLKGVYVTSAEAAATAREIMGLKEKLHEELYSRAIASIYGVKLVDLLFAKPVISVNDIIEGLRVSKETASELVKKFEAAGILTEITGKKRYRKYAFRQYVAIIGRGTQDTL encoded by the coding sequence GTGAAGAACCGAGCAGGAAAATTCATCACTCAAGCGGCGGGCTACAAAGCATTTATCCCAAATCCTCTGCCGCCAGAGCCTCCTCTCCGCTATGATGATGAGCTTCAAACCTTGCTGTCTCAGGCCGATCGGGCACTTGCTAGGCTAGACGGCATCGCCACAGTTCTCCCGAATCCTGATCTGTTCATCGGGATGTATGTGAAAAAAGAAGCCCTTCTCAGCTCGCAGATAGAGGGTACCCAGGCCTCTCTCGAAGGCGTTCTGGAGTTCGAGGCCGATCTTGCACCGAAAGGAGACATGGTAGGAGTTCTGGAAGTCATCAACTACATCAACGCCATGAACTATGGCATCGAAAGGCTCAAAGAGTTTCCCATGTCTTTAAGACTCATAAAAGACGTTCATAAGCTATTGATCGAAGGGACCCGCGGATCGCATCGGGCTCCGGGTGAATTCAGACGCTCTCAAAACTGGATAGGGCTGTCGGGAGCAACCCTTAATGAAGCCGCGTTTATTCCGCCGCCTCCCAGCCTAGTCACTGAGAGCATGGGCGATCTCGAAAAGTTTTTCTATGCCAAAGACACAATACCTCCTCTCGTGAAGATATCGCTCATCCACGCCCAATTCGAAACGATACACCCGTTCCTTGATGGCAGCGGCAGGATAGGCCGACTGCTCATCACCTTTTACCTGGTCTGGAAGGAGATTCTTTCCAAGACCCTTTTGTATATAAGCTGTTACCTGAAGAAATATAGGTCGGACTACTACGATCTCCTGGAAAAAATCCGAACGGAAGGGGCTTGGGAAGAGTGGATTAAATTTTTCCTAAAAGGGGTGTACGTGACATCTGCTGAGGCTGCAGCTACTGCGCGCGAGATAATGGGTCTTAAAGAGAAGCTGCATGAGGAATTGTACTCGCGAGCCATAGCCAGCATATACGGGGTTAAACTCGTTGATCTCCTGTTTGCAAAGCCAGTGATCAGCGTAAACGATATCATTGAGGGGCTGAGGGTTTCGAAAGAGACTGCCAGCGAACTCGTGAAAAAGTTTGAAGCAGCAGGGATCTTGACTGAGATCACCGGAAAGAAGAGGTACAGAAAGTACGCTTTCCGCCAGTACGTCGCCATCATTGGCAGGGGAACACAAGACACGTTATAA
- a CDS encoding ABC transporter ATP-binding protein: MTNPPILEVNLLTRHFGGIRALNDVSLTLEQGSITSMIGPNGAGKTTFVNVVTGVHPPNNGSAKFAGHDTTGMAPHQIAALGIGRTFQLEELFVGMSALENAMVGCHTKSRCGIFATGFRLPFARDEERKIRDEAVDNLSLVGLAGKASYPVTKLPLGERKLVGIARALGMKPRLLLLDEPAGGLAAHEVERLTTLIYALVERDITIFIIEHNMPFVMSLSERVIVLNEGYKIADGAPADIRGNEQVIKAYLGEEDSH; this comes from the coding sequence ATGACCAACCCCCCAATTCTTGAAGTCAACCTGCTCACCAGGCATTTCGGCGGCATCCGCGCGCTGAACGACGTCTCGCTTACGCTGGAGCAGGGAAGCATAACGTCGATGATAGGCCCGAACGGCGCGGGAAAAACCACCTTCGTCAATGTAGTCACCGGCGTCCATCCTCCCAATAATGGTTCTGCGAAATTCGCGGGACACGACACCACGGGTATGGCGCCTCATCAGATCGCTGCCCTTGGCATAGGCCGAACATTCCAGCTGGAAGAGCTCTTTGTTGGCATGAGTGCGCTGGAGAATGCAATGGTCGGGTGCCATACCAAGAGCCGCTGTGGTATATTCGCAACAGGGTTCAGGCTTCCCTTCGCCAGAGATGAGGAGAGAAAGATCAGGGATGAGGCGGTGGACAATCTCAGTCTGGTAGGCCTCGCCGGCAAAGCATCCTACCCGGTGACAAAATTGCCGCTGGGCGAGCGAAAGCTTGTCGGCATAGCCCGTGCGCTCGGCATGAAACCGCGGCTTCTGCTGCTGGACGAGCCGGCCGGAGGATTGGCTGCCCATGAGGTCGAGCGGCTTACGACGTTGATCTATGCTCTGGTCGAACGGGACATCACCATATTCATCATCGAACATAATATGCCGTTCGTCATGTCTCTGTCTGAACGGGTCATCGTACTCAATGAGGGGTACAAAATCGCAGACGGCGCTCCCGCAGATATAAGAGGTAACGAGCAGGTGATCAAAGCGTATCTCGGTGAAGAGGATTCACACTGA
- a CDS encoding ABC transporter substrate-binding protein, giving the protein MKKSNAGMCVIISILMCSFVIIAAGVSHAQKAAVYPVGAVFDLTGIISSIGGPEKRGLEIAVEAVNAAGGVNGRQLKMTVYDSESNATKGVTETKRLMDVDKVIAGLGYSSTGVSMAAIQTVESGKMVMLSAGASEKIWIPTNKWVYNVVPRQREASIPTLLDVLQKRGAKKIAYIHIDNTFGQTGREVFDWAVKEMKITPAIVEKYAVSSTDVGPQITHIKAAGADGLLITGQMADTVMVIKNARDMGFTGPIVADYSIVGPEFIDLAGKYGEGIVTTSIKTLVAPDLPDNDPQKKVTMDLYTRYTKQYGAFSLYAGHGWDEVYLLVTALKKVDPKLDPGKDADLVKIRAQIRDNLETIKGFVGQNGIFNYSPDNHNGLGPNCYVPVVVEGGKWRLYKGK; this is encoded by the coding sequence ATGAAAAAGAGTAATGCAGGAATGTGTGTGATTATCTCTATTCTCATGTGCAGTTTTGTTATCATCGCTGCCGGCGTGAGTCATGCACAGAAAGCAGCGGTCTACCCGGTGGGCGCGGTCTTTGACCTGACCGGCATAATCTCCAGCATTGGAGGTCCTGAAAAGCGGGGGCTCGAAATAGCAGTGGAAGCGGTCAACGCAGCAGGAGGCGTAAACGGCAGGCAGCTCAAAATGACAGTGTACGATTCGGAAAGTAACGCAACCAAGGGTGTGACCGAGACCAAGCGCTTGATGGACGTGGACAAAGTTATCGCCGGTCTCGGCTATTCTTCCACGGGCGTGAGCATGGCAGCCATACAAACCGTGGAATCAGGTAAGATGGTGATGCTCAGTGCAGGAGCTTCAGAGAAGATCTGGATTCCTACCAATAAATGGGTTTACAACGTTGTACCGCGCCAGAGAGAGGCGTCAATCCCCACACTCCTTGACGTATTGCAAAAACGGGGAGCGAAGAAGATCGCCTACATCCACATCGACAATACCTTCGGCCAGACAGGCAGGGAAGTCTTCGACTGGGCGGTTAAAGAGATGAAAATCACACCTGCCATTGTCGAGAAATATGCAGTGAGCAGTACCGATGTCGGCCCGCAGATCACCCATATCAAAGCTGCCGGTGCTGATGGCCTGCTCATCACCGGGCAGATGGCAGACACGGTTATGGTCATCAAGAATGCCCGCGACATGGGCTTCACCGGGCCCATCGTTGCAGACTATTCCATCGTCGGACCGGAGTTCATTGACCTGGCAGGAAAATACGGTGAGGGGATCGTAACAACATCGATCAAGACCCTTGTAGCGCCTGATCTTCCTGATAATGATCCTCAGAAAAAGGTAACGATGGATCTCTACACCAGGTACACCAAGCAGTACGGCGCCTTCAGCCTCTACGCGGGTCACGGGTGGGACGAAGTCTATCTGCTCGTCACGGCCTTGAAGAAGGTTGACCCGAAGCTCGATCCAGGGAAGGATGCGGATCTCGTTAAGATACGCGCTCAGATCCGGGACAATCTGGAAACGATAAAAGGTTTTGTGGGACAGAATGGTATTTTTAACTACTCGCCTGACAACCACAACGGGCTTGGGCCTAACTGTTATGTGCCTGTCGTTGTAGAGGGAGGTAAGTGGAGGCTCTACAAAGGGAAGTAG
- a CDS encoding branched-chain amino acid ABC transporter permease yields MTLLSQALQYAISGLTGGSIYAIIGVCWSLVYLVTTVLNFTTGEFVMLGGMLTWGLHKAGVGLAFAAFIATTCTIVIAIILERVVIRPVRFPTEMTYMMLTIASGSVIKGVILLVWGSETRSIEPFFGATVVHFFGATITPQVIAIFCLLIVVNASLALFLSRTLFGKALRASAVNMIGARLMGIDISMVRLFCFGLAGFLGALTGIFIAPVTFTGYEIGMLTGLKGLVAAIVGGWTMTGTVIAGLALGLVEGLCAGFISAGLKDVFALLIMIIFLICETISIAPRRRKKTS; encoded by the coding sequence TTGACACTCTTGTCGCAAGCCCTGCAGTACGCCATTTCTGGCCTGACCGGCGGAAGTATTTATGCGATTATCGGTGTTTGCTGGAGCCTCGTCTACCTGGTAACCACAGTTCTCAATTTCACCACCGGCGAATTCGTCATGCTCGGCGGCATGCTCACCTGGGGCTTGCACAAGGCAGGCGTCGGCCTTGCCTTTGCCGCGTTCATTGCCACTACCTGCACGATCGTAATTGCCATCATACTTGAGCGTGTGGTGATCAGGCCCGTAAGATTTCCGACAGAGATGACGTACATGATGCTCACTATCGCCTCCGGCTCAGTCATCAAAGGCGTGATCCTTCTTGTGTGGGGGTCGGAGACGCGAAGCATAGAGCCGTTTTTCGGTGCAACAGTCGTCCATTTTTTTGGTGCCACTATAACGCCTCAGGTGATTGCCATCTTCTGTCTCCTTATTGTGGTGAACGCGAGTCTCGCCCTCTTTCTCAGCCGCACGCTTTTCGGAAAGGCGCTGAGGGCGTCCGCCGTCAACATGATCGGCGCTCGCCTCATGGGCATCGACATCAGCATGGTGCGCCTCTTCTGCTTCGGTCTTGCCGGCTTCCTCGGGGCTTTAACCGGCATTTTCATCGCCCCGGTCACATTCACGGGTTATGAAATAGGGATGCTCACCGGATTGAAGGGGCTTGTGGCTGCGATCGTTGGCGGGTGGACTATGACAGGAACAGTAATTGCCGGGCTGGCGTTGGGACTGGTGGAAGGGCTGTGCGCCGGCTTCATTTCCGCCGGGCTGAAGGATGTGTTCGCTCTCCTGATCATGATCATCTTCCTTATCTGCGAGACGATAAGCATTGCACCGCGCCGGAGGAAAAAAACATCGTGA
- a CDS encoding branched-chain amino acid ABC transporter permease: protein MKRAAIPWIAIALIIAGLPLVTSSNYLVGTMCFVAIYGTLAVGMGILLELAGIFSLAHPTFFGLGAYSGAVIAVKHVAPPWAGTIIGTVLVTAVSYLIGAPLLRLKGFYLACATFGLLVIVEISLGQFGSLTGGHEGLVGIPPLSIAGYVFESDVQFYYLSWAFCLGQLWFLSNVMNGRVGRAIRSFHDSETASRSMGVNISRYKLQIFMLTSAIAAIAGSIYCFYLRFTQPGIFGFPLLVDLMTMLIIGGGKTIWGPLLGSFVITWLRELIHGYLGNILPRMTGEVDAVFFGFLIIIILIFMPGGLTGWIFKLESWLRERFFKSAHASGQPTGGI from the coding sequence GTGAAACGAGCGGCCATTCCGTGGATCGCCATCGCATTGATTATCGCCGGCCTGCCCCTTGTCACATCAAGCAACTACCTGGTCGGCACCATGTGCTTCGTTGCCATTTACGGGACGCTGGCCGTGGGCATGGGCATACTGCTTGAGCTTGCCGGAATTTTTTCTCTGGCACACCCCACGTTTTTTGGCCTGGGAGCCTATTCAGGGGCTGTGATAGCAGTCAAACACGTTGCGCCGCCGTGGGCTGGCACCATCATCGGGACTGTACTGGTAACCGCGGTTTCTTACCTCATCGGCGCCCCGCTGCTGCGCCTGAAAGGCTTTTACCTGGCATGCGCGACATTCGGCCTGCTCGTCATCGTTGAAATCTCACTGGGACAGTTTGGGAGCCTCACCGGTGGCCATGAGGGTCTCGTCGGCATTCCTCCGCTTTCGATCGCCGGCTACGTGTTTGAAAGCGACGTTCAATTCTACTATCTCTCGTGGGCATTCTGTCTCGGGCAGCTCTGGTTCCTCTCCAATGTCATGAACGGCCGCGTGGGAAGAGCCATACGCTCCTTCCACGACAGCGAAACAGCGAGCAGGAGCATGGGCGTCAATATATCCCGGTACAAGCTTCAGATTTTCATGCTGACCTCTGCCATCGCAGCCATAGCGGGAAGCATTTACTGCTTTTATCTTCGCTTCACGCAACCCGGCATTTTCGGCTTTCCCCTTCTCGTTGATCTGATGACCATGCTGATCATAGGAGGTGGAAAGACCATCTGGGGTCCTCTTCTCGGCAGCTTCGTCATTACATGGCTCCGTGAACTGATCCACGGGTATCTCGGTAATATTCTGCCGAGAATGACGGGAGAGGTCGATGCTGTCTTCTTCGGATTTCTCATCATCATAATACTCATCTTCATGCCCGGAGGCCTTACCGGTTGGATATTCAAGCTGGAGAGTTGGCTCAGGGAAAGGTTTTTCAAAAGCGCACATGCCTCAGGCCAGCCAACAGGAGGGATATGA